A genomic stretch from Streptomyces sp. QL37 includes:
- a CDS encoding Na+/H+ antiporter subunit D produces MNALVPLPVLLPLCATGVSLAFGTRLARFQRFISVAVLTAVLALSVVLMIAADRQGPLSVHLGDFAPPLGITLVADRLSGLMLTVSSAVTLSVLVYSLGQGMADRDKETPVAVFHPAYLILVSGVSLTFVAGDLVNLYVGFEIMLVASFVLLTLGGTGPRIRAGSTYVIISLFSSMLFLTAIAMTYAAAGTANLAQLAVRLPELPLGVQTLVQAMLLTVFAIKAAVFPLAAWLPDSYPTAPAPVTAVFAGLLTKVGIYCMLRTETLLFPGNRLGDLIMAVALVSMLVGILGAVAQTDLKRLFSFTLISHIGYMVFGIGLATREAYGGAIFYVAHHITVQTTLFLVAGLIERRGGTNELTRLGGLARSAPLLAVLFFVPAMNFAGIPPFSGFIGKLGLMRAGVSDGSVWAWILVAGSTVTSLLTLYVMAKIWNLAFWRTEPPGQAAYGTVLETADDSDDEDTDTGPDRIPGTGDEGVGPPPAGQTLAATLQGRAVTTTIRPPRAMTAATAGAVLLGLAFTVLAGPLAAFTDRSAAELIVRRPYVEEVLGR; encoded by the coding sequence ATGAACGCGCTCGTCCCGCTGCCCGTCCTGCTGCCGCTCTGCGCCACCGGGGTGAGCCTCGCCTTCGGCACCAGGCTCGCGCGCTTCCAGCGCTTCATCAGCGTGGCCGTCCTGACCGCCGTCCTCGCTCTCTCGGTGGTGCTGATGATCGCCGCCGACCGGCAGGGGCCCCTCTCCGTCCATCTCGGCGACTTCGCGCCGCCGCTCGGCATCACGCTCGTAGCCGACCGGCTGTCCGGGCTGATGCTGACCGTCTCCTCGGCGGTCACCCTCTCCGTCCTGGTCTACTCGCTCGGCCAGGGCATGGCGGACCGGGACAAGGAGACGCCGGTCGCCGTCTTCCACCCCGCCTATCTCATCCTGGTCTCCGGGGTCTCCCTCACCTTCGTCGCCGGCGACCTCGTCAACCTCTACGTCGGCTTCGAGATCATGCTGGTCGCCAGCTTCGTCCTGCTCACGCTCGGCGGCACCGGCCCCCGGATCCGGGCCGGCTCCACCTACGTGATCATCTCCCTGTTCTCCTCGATGCTGTTCCTCACGGCGATCGCCATGACCTACGCCGCCGCCGGCACGGCCAACCTGGCCCAGCTGGCGGTCCGGCTGCCCGAACTCCCCCTCGGTGTACAGACCCTGGTCCAGGCCATGCTGCTCACCGTCTTCGCCATCAAGGCCGCGGTCTTCCCCCTCGCCGCCTGGCTCCCCGACTCCTACCCGACGGCGCCCGCTCCCGTCACCGCCGTCTTCGCGGGTCTGCTGACGAAGGTCGGCATCTACTGCATGCTGCGGACCGAGACCCTGCTCTTCCCCGGCAACCGACTCGGCGATCTGATCATGGCCGTCGCCCTCGTCTCGATGCTCGTTGGCATTCTCGGGGCGGTCGCCCAGACCGACCTGAAGCGGCTGTTCTCCTTCACCCTCATCAGCCACATCGGTTACATGGTCTTCGGTATCGGCCTCGCCACCCGTGAGGCGTACGGCGGTGCGATCTTCTACGTCGCCCACCACATCACCGTCCAGACCACCCTCTTCCTCGTGGCGGGACTCATCGAACGCCGGGGCGGGACGAACGAACTCACCCGGCTCGGCGGACTGGCCCGATCGGCTCCGCTGCTCGCGGTCCTCTTCTTCGTCCCCGCGATGAACTTCGCGGGGATCCCGCCCTTCTCCGGTTTCATCGGCAAGCTCGGACTCATGCGGGCCGGGGTCTCCGACGGCAGCGTCTGGGCCTGGATCCTCGTCGCGGGCTCGACCGTGACGAGCCTGCTCACCCTGTACGTGATGGCCAAGATCTGGAACCTGGCCTTCTGGCGTACCGAGCCACCGGGCCAGGCCGCCTACGGCACCGTCCTGGAGACCGCAGACGACAGCGACGACGAGGACACCGACACCGGGCCCGACCGCATCCCCGGCACGGGCGACGAAGGAGTGGGGCCGCCCCCGGCCGGCCAGACCCTGGCCGCGACCCTTCAGGGGAGGGCCGTCACCACCACGATCCGCCCGCCCAGGGCCATGACGGCGGCCACCGCGGGAGCCGTCCTGCTCGGTCTCGCCTTCACCGTGCTGGCGGGCCCGCTGGCCGCGTTCACCGACCGTTCGGCAGCCGAACTCATCGTGCGCCGCCCCTATGTGGAGGAGGTGCTCGGCCGGTGA
- a CDS encoding Na+/H+ antiporter subunit E, protein MRRLITLSYRNPDLPPYSVEFAGRRRRVLDLPLISWLTLIWVMLWSTLTWANVVTGVVVAVAVCLAFPLPQVDLGLRLHPWGILRLAGYLLYDMYTSGVKVTRQIFVGRPHRPAVIGVPLRCRSDLMLAATAVSVSNVPGGSVVEVRRATATLFMHVLDADRPEELEAARRSVWKLEELTVRAFGTPDEIARVSGPPPPVAGSDDGEEGP, encoded by the coding sequence GTGAGGCGCCTGATCACCCTGTCGTACCGCAACCCCGATCTCCCGCCGTACAGCGTCGAATTCGCCGGCCGCCGACGCCGCGTGCTCGACCTTCCGCTGATCTCCTGGCTCACTCTGATCTGGGTCATGCTGTGGTCCACCCTGACCTGGGCCAACGTCGTCACCGGCGTGGTCGTCGCGGTGGCCGTCTGCCTGGCGTTTCCGCTGCCGCAGGTCGATCTGGGGCTGCGCCTGCACCCCTGGGGCATCCTGCGGCTCGCCGGCTATCTGCTCTACGACATGTACACCTCGGGGGTGAAGGTCACCCGGCAGATCTTCGTCGGCCGCCCGCACCGGCCCGCCGTCATCGGCGTACCGCTGCGGTGCCGCAGCGACCTGATGCTCGCCGCGACAGCCGTCTCCGTGTCCAACGTGCCGGGCGGCTCCGTCGTGGAGGTGCGCAGGGCCACCGCCACGCTCTTCATGCATGTGCTGGACGCGGACAGACCTGAGGAGCTGGAGGCGGCCCGGCGCTCGGTCTGGAAGCTGGAGGAACTGACCGTCCGGGCCTTCGGTACCCCTGACGAGATCGCCCGGGTCTCCGGGCCACCACCACCGGTCGCCGGGTCCGACGACGGAGAGGAGGGACCGTGA
- a CDS encoding monovalent cation/H+ antiporter complex subunit F, whose product MSGPETVDRVLMTAAVVFVVVAGALLLFRISRGPSMLDRAIGLDVFAAVIIAGLGAKSAFARDPFYFPIMLVLAFLGFTGSVGIARFIAVRDKPLSRRKADGKEGQR is encoded by the coding sequence GTGAGCGGCCCTGAGACGGTCGACCGCGTGCTGATGACCGCCGCCGTCGTGTTCGTGGTCGTGGCGGGCGCGCTGCTGCTCTTCCGGATCAGCCGCGGGCCCTCCATGCTCGACCGGGCCATCGGGCTCGACGTCTTCGCCGCGGTGATCATCGCGGGTCTGGGCGCCAAGTCCGCCTTCGCCCGGGACCCGTTCTACTTCCCGATCATGCTGGTGCTCGCGTTCCTCGGCTTCACCGGGTCGGTGGGCATCGCCCGCTTCATCGCCGTACGTGACAAGCCGCTGTCGCGACGAAAGGCCGACGGGAAGGAGGGGCAGCGGTGA
- the mnhG gene encoding monovalent cation/H(+) antiporter subunit G, with protein sequence MNVWLQITDTAGAVLVFLGAAICLLGVVGMIKLPDVLSRSHAATKPQTLGLLLVLAGVALRLRSGMDLATLALIGFFQLMTGPVAAHLVARSAYRTGQIERGELLFDDLDAQLTEPGADPGGGQESGGGSERGQGS encoded by the coding sequence GTGAATGTCTGGCTCCAGATCACGGACACGGCCGGCGCGGTACTCGTCTTCCTGGGGGCGGCGATCTGTCTCCTCGGCGTCGTCGGCATGATCAAGCTGCCCGACGTCCTCTCGCGCAGCCACGCGGCGACCAAGCCGCAGACCCTCGGGCTGCTGCTGGTGCTGGCGGGGGTCGCGCTGAGGCTGCGCAGCGGGATGGACCTGGCGACGCTCGCCCTCATCGGCTTCTTCCAGCTCATGACGGGTCCGGTGGCCGCCCACCTGGTGGCCCGGTCGGCGTACCGGACGGGGCAGATCGAGCGCGGCGAGCTCCTCTTCGACGACCTGGACGCACAGCTCACCGAGCCGGGTGCGGACCCCGGTGGCGGGCAGGAATCCGGCGGGGGATCGGAGCGCGGCCAGGGGAGTTGA
- a CDS encoding CDP-alcohol phosphatidyltransferase family protein, whose amino-acid sequence MGSTGTVLRELRGAQKSSKGVSLYSRYVNRPAGRLLAAGAFRVGLAPNQVTSVSALFTFAAIAAVALLEPSWWLGVAVYAGLAVGFAFDSADGQLARLTGRGGPDGEWLDHVVDCAKMILVHSAVLIAFHRFGSLPGDGWLLLPLGFLFVAVLTFCAGLLREQLGKAAARAAPAPAGPVAPVSRVRAVALLPADYGVFCLVFLLLGAPGAFRAGYAALAAVHAVFLVAFLVKWFRELKALRDG is encoded by the coding sequence ATGGGAAGCACGGGTACGGTGCTGCGCGAATTGCGTGGCGCGCAGAAGTCGTCCAAGGGCGTCTCGCTCTACTCGCGGTACGTGAACCGGCCGGCCGGGCGTCTGCTCGCCGCCGGTGCCTTCCGCGTGGGACTGGCACCCAATCAGGTCACGTCGGTCAGCGCCTTGTTCACCTTCGCGGCGATCGCCGCCGTGGCTCTCCTGGAGCCGTCCTGGTGGCTCGGGGTGGCTGTCTACGCCGGGCTGGCGGTCGGCTTCGCCTTCGACTCGGCCGACGGGCAGCTCGCGCGGCTGACCGGGCGGGGCGGGCCCGACGGCGAGTGGCTCGACCATGTCGTGGACTGCGCGAAGATGATCCTCGTCCACAGCGCCGTACTGATCGCCTTCCACCGCTTCGGCTCCCTGCCGGGCGACGGCTGGCTCCTGCTGCCGCTCGGTTTCCTCTTCGTCGCCGTGCTCACCTTCTGCGCGGGACTGCTGCGCGAACAGCTCGGCAAGGCGGCGGCCCGCGCCGCGCCGGCCCCGGCGGGCCCCGTGGCGCCGGTGTCCCGGGTGCGGGCGGTGGCGCTGCTGCCCGCGGACTACGGGGTCTTCTGCCTGGTCTTCCTGCTGCTCGGCGCACCCGGGGCGTTCCGCGCCGGGTACGCCGCGCTCGCGGCCGTGCACGCCGTGTTCCTCGTGGCGTTCCTGGTCAAGTGGTTCAGGGAGCTGAAAGCGCTCCGGGACGGCTGA
- a CDS encoding adenylyltransferase/cytidyltransferase family protein → MVQHRVGYAPGVYDLFHVGHLNILRHARSQCDYLVAGVVSDEMAELAKGHRPVIPLPERLEIVRSVRYVDAAFVETVPDKVETWQQVRFDVIFKGDDWRGTEKGERLERDFAEVGVEVVYFPYTVHTSSTQLRKALDVLVSRPGALSAP, encoded by the coding sequence ATGGTGCAGCACAGAGTCGGTTACGCGCCGGGGGTGTACGACCTGTTCCACGTCGGCCACCTCAATATCCTGCGGCACGCCCGCAGCCAGTGCGACTACCTGGTGGCCGGAGTCGTCTCCGACGAGATGGCCGAGCTGGCCAAGGGCCACAGACCGGTGATCCCGCTGCCCGAGCGGCTGGAGATCGTACGCAGCGTGCGTTACGTGGACGCGGCCTTCGTGGAGACCGTTCCGGACAAGGTCGAGACCTGGCAGCAGGTCCGCTTCGACGTCATCTTCAAGGGTGACGACTGGCGGGGTACGGAGAAGGGCGAACGCCTGGAGCGGGACTTCGCCGAGGTCGGGGTGGAGGTCGTCTACTTCCCGTACACGGTGCACACGTCCAGCACCCAGCTGCGCAAGGCACTCGACGTGCTCGTCAGCCGTCCCGGAGCGCTTTCAGCTCCCTGA
- a CDS encoding glycosyltransferase, translating into MSAAEHLRRPFENRRLLVVSTNYAPELTGIGPYATQLAEHWAASGARTEVLAGMPHYPAWRVDERYRGVWRREESREGVRIHRRRHYVPARQTALRRGAFEASVLAHGILAPPPGRFDAVVSQMPSLAGGVLGARLARRHRVPHIPVVQDLMGAAAAQSGIRGGGRAADVAAKAERHALRGAALVGVIHESFVAGVTALGVDPGRIRVVPNWTHVQRPSADRAATRARLGWHGSTPVLLHSGNMGLKQGLDVLVGLARLAPDIRVVLMGDGNQRDGLRELAAGLPNLDFLPPADADDFTDVLAAADVLAVTQRASVLDMSVPSKLTSYFVSGRPVVASVADEGGTADEVRRSGAGVLVAPEDPAALLGAVRRLAADPVTADALGAHGPGYVAQHLSREAGLARFDALLTEALGDARAGDTRGGALR; encoded by the coding sequence TTGTCCGCAGCTGAGCATCTGAGACGACCGTTCGAGAACCGCAGACTTCTCGTGGTCTCCACCAACTACGCACCCGAGCTGACGGGCATCGGCCCGTACGCCACCCAGCTCGCCGAGCACTGGGCGGCGTCGGGGGCCAGGACGGAGGTCCTGGCCGGCATGCCGCACTACCCCGCCTGGCGCGTGGACGAGAGGTACCGGGGCGTATGGCGCAGGGAGGAGAGCCGTGAGGGCGTGCGGATACACCGGCGACGCCATTACGTGCCGGCCCGTCAGACCGCCCTGCGTCGCGGCGCGTTCGAGGCGAGCGTGCTCGCCCACGGGATCCTCGCCCCGCCTCCCGGCCGATTCGACGCGGTGGTCTCGCAGATGCCCAGCCTCGCGGGCGGCGTGCTCGGCGCCCGGCTCGCGCGCCGCCACCGCGTCCCCCACATACCCGTCGTCCAGGACCTGATGGGCGCCGCCGCCGCGCAGAGCGGCATCCGCGGGGGAGGCAGGGCGGCGGACGTCGCCGCGAAGGCCGAGCGTCACGCGCTGCGCGGCGCGGCCCTCGTCGGTGTCATCCACGAAAGCTTCGTGGCGGGGGTGACCGCCCTCGGTGTGGACCCCGGACGCATCCGGGTGGTACCCAACTGGACGCATGTGCAAAGGCCTTCGGCGGACCGGGCCGCGACCCGGGCCCGTCTGGGCTGGCACGGCTCCACCCCCGTACTGCTGCACTCCGGGAACATGGGCCTCAAGCAGGGGCTCGACGTCCTGGTCGGCCTGGCGCGGCTGGCCCCGGACATCAGGGTCGTCCTGATGGGCGACGGCAACCAGCGCGACGGACTGCGCGAGCTGGCGGCCGGACTGCCCAACCTCGACTTCCTGCCGCCCGCGGACGCGGACGACTTCACCGACGTGCTCGCCGCGGCGGATGTGCTCGCGGTGACCCAGCGGGCCTCCGTGCTCGACATGAGCGTGCCGTCCAAGCTCACCTCGTACTTCGTCTCCGGACGCCCCGTCGTCGCCTCCGTGGCCGACGAGGGCGGTACGGCGGACGAGGTGCGCCGCTCGGGCGCCGGTGTCCTCGTGGCACCCGAGGATCCGGCCGCGCTCCTCGGCGCCGTACGCCGGCTGGCCGCGGACCCGGTGACGGCCGACGCGCTGGGAGCGCACGGCCCTGGGTACGTCGCACAGCACCTGAGCAGGGAGGCGGGCCTCGCCCGCTTCGACGCCCTGCTCACCGAAGCGCTCGGGGACGCGCGAGCAGGGGACACACGAGGGGGAGCACTCCGATGA
- a CDS encoding lipopolysaccharide biosynthesis protein, producing MTHQIRPLDDQDEPALLRDQFRQLLRYRLLLTGGVVVGLLGGGFLALSGDDTYTATGEVQVRSATADPFATGASADKGINIGSERQTAVSDTVGDLAAGTLLKKGDDVTARKLLAGLQVTNPPNTLTLRFSYTGAAPEQARSRAEALANAYLAHRKARTQESLDNMANGYRAQLEPLEEKRDLLEERTGVDAADDVSSARANIIVSISELSRKISELKALDTTPGYLNKKPVAPTEPAGAGLPLLLGLGAVVGLALGLLLSWVRLVFDPAVRSPRELVRSLGAPLLGTLPRERAAGDSLLAIGRSGSRLAEEYRAVAFRLAYDPSFAERRRLLVTAPRGDNAAAAAAAVNLAAAFAEMGRDVLLVEADLRTPSLAHDLGRAAHEVRPPRWATDESDRGWPAGGRSNVDVPGSGAFALVAGVTADNVPRALTSASVGRIVAEADRPGAVVIVLAPPVLSYADAVALVDRVEGVMIVCDPREVHRSDLERIREIIGASGGSVLGALLHPGRTRLRRSERRHKSARRRTGGPDGPAAGADAPEITGSPDETMGLRSFTLPGARR from the coding sequence ATGACGCACCAGATACGTCCCCTGGACGACCAGGACGAACCGGCGCTGCTGCGCGACCAGTTCCGCCAGCTCCTGCGCTACCGCCTGCTGCTCACGGGAGGCGTGGTCGTGGGCCTTCTCGGCGGGGGCTTCCTCGCCCTGAGCGGCGACGACACGTACACGGCCACCGGCGAGGTGCAGGTGCGCTCCGCGACCGCGGACCCCTTCGCCACCGGAGCCTCCGCCGACAAGGGCATCAACATCGGCTCCGAACGCCAGACCGCCGTCAGTGACACCGTGGGCGACCTGGCCGCCGGGACCCTGCTCAAGAAGGGCGACGACGTCACCGCCCGGAAGCTGCTTGCCGGGCTCCAGGTCACCAACCCGCCGAACACCCTCACCCTCCGCTTCTCCTACACCGGGGCCGCCCCCGAACAGGCCAGGTCCCGCGCGGAAGCGCTGGCCAACGCCTACCTCGCGCACCGCAAGGCGCGCACCCAGGAAAGCCTCGACAACATGGCGAACGGCTACCGCGCGCAGCTCGAACCACTGGAGGAGAAGCGCGATCTGCTGGAGGAGCGGACCGGCGTCGACGCCGCGGACGACGTCAGCAGCGCCCGCGCCAACATCATCGTCTCCATCTCGGAGCTCAGCCGGAAGATCTCCGAGCTCAAGGCGCTCGACACCACTCCCGGTTACCTCAACAAGAAGCCCGTCGCCCCCACGGAGCCCGCCGGCGCCGGCCTGCCGCTGCTCCTCGGGCTGGGCGCCGTCGTCGGTCTCGCCCTCGGCCTGCTGCTGTCCTGGGTGCGCCTCGTCTTCGACCCCGCCGTACGCTCCCCCCGCGAGCTCGTCCGCTCCCTCGGGGCCCCGCTGCTCGGCACCCTGCCCAGGGAACGCGCGGCGGGGGACAGCCTGCTCGCGATCGGGCGCAGCGGTTCGCGGCTCGCCGAGGAGTACCGCGCGGTCGCCTTCCGGCTCGCCTACGACCCGTCGTTCGCGGAGCGGCGCAGGCTCCTGGTGACCGCCCCGCGCGGGGACAACGCGGCCGCGGCGGCCGCGGCGGTCAACCTGGCCGCCGCCTTCGCCGAGATGGGCCGTGACGTCCTGCTCGTCGAAGCCGATCTGCGTACCCCCTCCCTCGCCCATGACCTGGGACGGGCGGCCCACGAGGTGCGGCCCCCACGCTGGGCCACCGACGAGAGCGACCGCGGCTGGCCGGCCGGCGGCCGCTCCAACGTGGACGTGCCGGGCTCCGGGGCGTTCGCCCTGGTCGCCGGCGTCACCGCGGACAACGTGCCGCGCGCACTGACCTCCGCGTCCGTCGGACGGATCGTCGCCGAGGCCGACCGCCCGGGCGCCGTGGTCATCGTCCTCGCCCCGCCGGTCCTGTCGTACGCCGACGCGGTCGCCCTCGTCGACCGCGTGGAGGGCGTCATGATCGTCTGCGACCCGCGCGAGGTGCACCGCAGCGACCTGGAACGCATCCGCGAGATCATCGGCGCCTCCGGCGGCTCGGTGCTCGGCGCCCTCCTCCACCCCGGCCGGACCCGGCTGCGCCGCTCCGAACGCCGGCACAAGTCCGCCAGGCGCCGCACCGGCGGCCCGGACGGCCCGGCCGCCGGGGCGGATGCGCCGGAGATCACCGGCAGCCCCGACGAGACCATGGGGCTGCGCTCCTTCACGCTCCCGGGGGCGCGCCGGTGA